In one window of Larus michahellis chromosome 10, bLarMic1.1, whole genome shotgun sequence DNA:
- the GNL3 gene encoding guanine nucleotide-binding protein-like 3, whose amino-acid sequence MKRPKLKKASKRLTCHKRYKIQKKIREHHRKVRKEAKKRGRKKPKKDPGVPSAAPFKEELLREAEQRKQRLEELKQKQKLNRQKEHEKKRKLEAKKNAAKIKEKAEGKESSGKSKAKTNKLLDKNSKKSFCRELKKVIEASDVVLEVLDARDPMGCRCPQLEQAVTCSGGDKKLLLVLNKIDLVPKENLEKWLNYLKKEFPTIAFKSATLMKDRTMQEQFTKRRARVDLSRTTECFGSKCLLKLLQDHVRTQNKAIQVGVVGFPNVGKSSIINSLKGARACNVGLTRGVTKSMQIVHIDKQTKILDSPSIIADPSNNTLALALRTILNTEETASAGVLEGVDAILNHCSKQQVMMHYSIPDFRNTEEFLTLLAQKRGMLKKGGVPDIENIAKVLLCDWTGAKISYHSQPPESHRRPPYLTEDITAKMQECFNLKNLEEENKNAVQALKCPSPASSITFQSAGMTNGTIQENKVIEEVSEWESLETSMEGEEDEEEDFTESDDDQDDVEEKKDIREESKVQVTRKAKLGKRQTSPTNSEKQIAESEHSNSLSLSLDKTADEDDAYDFNTDYV is encoded by the exons aTGAAGCGGCCCA AGCTGAAGAAGGCCAGCAAGAGGCTGACCTGCCACAAGCGCTACAAGATCCAGAAGAAG ATCAGAGAACACCACCGAAAAGTAAGGAAAGAAGCCAAAAAACGTGGACGCAAAAAGCCCAAGAAAGATCCCGGTGTTCCCAGTGCCGCACCATTTAAGGAAGAGCTTCTACGGGAAGCGGAGCAAAGAAAGCAGAGG CTTGAAGAactaaaacaaaagcagaagctcAATAGACAGAAAGAACATGAAAAGAAGAGGAAGCTTGAAGCAAAAAAGAATGCAgccaaaatcaaagaaaaagcagaaggaaag GAATCCTCTGGCAAATCTAAAGCAAAGACTAACAAACTGCTGgataaaaattcaaagaaatcatTTTGCAGGGAGCTCAAGAAG GTGATTGAGGCCTCAGATGTGGTTCTAGAGGTTTTGGATGCAAGAGATCCAATGGGCTGCCGGTGTCCTCAACTGGAGCAAGCTGTAACTTGCTCTGGAGGAGACAAAAAGCTACTGTTGGTTCTGAACAAAATTG ATTTAGTGCCAAAGGAAAACTTGGAGAAATGGTTGAATTATTTGAAGAAGGAGTTTCCAACGATTGCTTTTAAATCGGCAACACTGATGAAGGACAGGACTATG CAGGAACAGTTCACAAAAAGACGTGCACGTGTTGATTTATCAAGAACCACTGAATGCTTTGGAAGCAAATGCCTTTTGAAACTTCTTCAAGACCATGTCAGGACTCAAAACAAAGCCATTCAGGTTGGGGTAGTAG GTTTCCCTAATGTGGGAAAGAGCAGCATAATCAACAGTCTTAAAGGAGCTCGTGCTTGCAATGTTGGCCTAACAAGAGGTGTTACCAA GTCCATGCAAATTGTACACATCGATAAACAGACAAAGATCTTAGACAGTCCAAGTATAATTGCAGATCCTTCCAACAACACCCTGGCTCTGGCCTTGAGAACTATCCTAAATACGGAAGAAACAGCCTCAGCAGGTGTGCTTGAAGGAGTAGATGCCATTCTAAATCATTGTAGTAAACAGCAG GTAATGATGCACTATAGTATCCCAGATTTCAGGAACACTGAGGAGTTTTTGACTTTACTTGCTCAGAAAAGGGGTATGCTGAAAAAGGGAGGTGTTCCTGACATAGAGAATATAGCTAAAGTGCTACTTTGTGACTGGACAGG AGCTAAAATAAGCTACCACTCACAACCTCCAGAATCTCATAGACGGCCACCATATCTTACAGAAGACATAACAGCTAAAATGCAGGagtgctttaatttaaaaaacctagaagaagaaaacaagaacgCTGTTCAAG CTTTAAAATGCCCCAGTCCAGCAAGCAGCATCACTTTCCAGTCAGCTGGTATGACAAATGGGACAATACAGGAAAACAAAGTAATAGAGGAAGTATCAGAGTGGGAAAGCTTGGAAACAAGTATGGAGGGGGAGGAAGACGAAGAAGAGGATTTCACAGAAAGTGATGATGATCAAgatgatgtggaagaaaaaaaggatatcAGAGAG GAAAGTAAAGTTCAGGTCACCAGGAAAGCAAAGCTTGGAAAACGACAAACAAGTCCTACAAATTCGGAAAAGCAGATAGCAG aaagtGAACATTCCAATTCACTATCACTCAGCTTGGATAAGACAGCAGATGAAGACGATGCCTACGATTTTAATACAGACTATGTGTAA
- the GLT8D1 gene encoding glycosyltransferase 8 domain-containing protein 1 codes for MTLRKVNISILIVAVVIFLVVLHHNFLGLSDFLKRELSDSNPLGLQPVDFIPAVPQRLADERNDKEISVVIAASDERLGGAIAAMNSIYRNTKSNVVFHIVTLNDTVDHLRLWLSNTALKNLRYRILDFDPRVLEGKVQVDPQKADTLKPLTFARFYLPSLVPHAEKAIYVDDDIIVQDDILELYNTPLKPGHAAAFSDDCDSTTNKVAVRGAGNQYNYIGFLDYKKETIRKLAMKANTCSFNPGVFVANLTEWKLQNITKQLEKWMALNVEEELYSRSLAGSITTPPLLIVFYKQHSSIDPMWNVRHLGSSAGKRYSPQFVKAAKLLHWNGHFKPWGRTASYAEVWEKWYVPDPTGKFSLIRRHSEAYEAK; via the exons atgacattaaggaaag TGAACATTTCCATCCTTATAGTGGCTGTTGTCATATTTTTGGTAGTTCTTCATCATAACTTCCTAGGCCTCAGCGACTTCTTGAAACGGGAATTGTCAG ATTCAAATCCATTAGGACTTCAGCCTGTTGATTTCATACCTGCAGTTCCCCAGAGGCTGGCAGATGAAAGGAATGATAAGGAGATTTCTGTGGTCATTGCAGCATCAGATGAGAGGCTTGGAGGTGCAATTGCAGCAATGAACAGTATTTATCGTAACACCAAATCCAATGTGGTTTTCCATATTGTTACTTTGAATGATACTGTGGATCACTTGAG GCTGTGGCTCAGTAACACTGCTCTGAAAAATTTGAGATACCGAATTTTGGATTTTGACCCTCGTGTCTTAGAAGGGAAAGTACAAGTGGATCCTCAAAAGGCAGACACCTTAAAACCA TTAACCTTTGCAAGATTCTACTTGCCCAGTTTGGTACCTCATGCGGAGAAGGCCATCTACGTGGATGATGATATAATAGTGCAAG ACGATATTCTTGAACTTTACAACACTCCATTGAAACCTGGACATGCAGCTGCATTTTCAGATGATTGTGACTCAACCACTAATAAAGTTGCTGTCCGTGGAGCCGGCAATCAG TATAATTACATTGGGTTTCTAGattataaaaaagaaactatCCGAAAGCTTGCCATGAAAGCCAACACCTGCTCTTTCAATCCAGGAGTTTTTGTTGCCAATTTGACAGAATGGAAATTACAGAACATCACTAAGCAACTGGAGAAGTGGATGGCACTTAATGTAGA AGAGGAACTTTACAGTAGGAGTCTGGCTGGCAGCATCACAACACCTCCACTTCTAATTGTATTTTACAAGCAACATTCCAGTATTGATCCCATGTGGAATGTCCGGCATCTCG GGTCTAGTGCTGGAAAAAGGTACTCTCCTCAGTTTGTGAAAGCTGCCAAGTTGCTTCATTGGAATGGACATTTCAAACCATGGGGAAGAACAGCTTCATACGCTGAAGTCTGGGAGAAGTGGTATGTCCCTGACCCTACAGGCAAGTTCAGCCTGATCCGCAGACATTCAGAAGCCTATGAAGCAAAGTAG
- the SPCS1 gene encoding signal peptidase complex subunit 1, with product MAEPGSCHLRITEDRAERKGSASGHLSRRLPVPFHRRGRRAQQRYAPEATQGEGDNRQQPQGSNLEEEQQQNGECEAPLSAAAAMLNIFRSIPTQMDYKGQKLAEQIFQGIILVSAVIGFIYGYITEQFGWTVYIVMAGFALSCLLTLPPWPMYRRNPLKWLPVQESGTEEKKQADRKPKRHAKS from the exons ATGGCGGAGCCGGGCAGCTGCCACCTCAGGATAACGGAGGACAGGGCGGAGCGAAAGGGGAGTGCTTCCGGCCACCTCAGCAGGCGCCTTCCGGTACCGTTTCACCGCCGTGGGCGTCGCGCTCAGCAGCGGTACGCACCGGAGGCTACGCAGGGCGAGGGAGACAACCGGCAGCAGCCACAGGGCTCTAACCtcgaggaggagcagcagcagaacggGGAGTGTGAGGCGCCGCTCTCCGCCGCTGCCGCCATGCTGAACATCTTCCGCTCCATCCCCACGCAGATG GACTACAAGGGCCAAAAATTAGCAGAACAGATTTTTCAAGGAATCATTCTTGTCTCTGCA GTAATTGGTTTCATCTATGGATACATCACTGAACAGTTTGGATGGACTGTCTACATAGTTATGGCTGGATTTGCTTTATCATGTttg CTAACGCTGCCTCCGTGGCCTATGTATCGCCGCAATCCTCTGAAGTGGCTACCTGTCCAGGAGTcgggaacagaagaaaagaagcaagcagACAGAAAGCCAAAGAGACATGCTAAAAGCTAA